The proteins below come from a single Paramormyrops kingsleyae isolate MSU_618 chromosome 25, PKINGS_0.4, whole genome shotgun sequence genomic window:
- the LOC140582758 gene encoding uncharacterized protein has translation MPRTKASKRSAAAKKRLMDRRRAADSFDVAMTDDGVTSFPPYRNTKKITTVTFPTSHDQQPEQAVQLRPDSVMAMTDGVISFPPYWNTKKIQTVTFPTSHDHQVPTLGAICRTDDELYMPSFYKDKALTDEVVQPPPKRKAAAIQPSKRPSKKPSMRPSNSALEVSNSVPNNCPKRCPKHCPKRCPKRCRLAKTLAKPLAKPLLKPLLKPLLKPLLMSEQKSTLAQQQHMNPVTVCAPTHFPQARTVRGSFHQGHPRFGVNSNKQCVANSLIAIVMCKVKNVLTWSVTDIDQVLLNGDDLYTTIRDAGRIRDASGYLFVRDLPTEYTLNGDKFEINYHDDMFVGLFGVSEYGDMCNILMSADQAQHPDGNSSVTSLNQSTSMSDHPDGNSSMTRVQQFASMSESQYGVVRPNVTDDAEPEVNMHVGNEGRDTEGCATRCSEIDNTPSEMASSRRKLEREKRRYDISDVYREEQLARKMKRYHDDDNYRDHVKQSGISKYATDMEYRKCVQQSSVDKMVFMVL, from the exons ATGCCTCGCACCAAGGCGTCCAAGCGTTcagcagcagcgaagaagaggctGATGGACCGGCGGCGAGCTGCTGATAGTTTTGATGTGGCTATGACCGATGACGGGGTTACGTCTTTTCCCCCCTACCGGAATACCAAAAAGATCACGACTGTGACTTTCCCGACGAGCCACGACCAACAACCTGAGCAGGCCGTACAGCTGCGGCCTGACTCTGTCATGGCTATGACTGACGGGGTTatttcttttcccccctactggaataccaaaaagatccagactgtgactttcccgacgagccatgaccaccaggttcccaccctgggtgccatttgtaGGACTGATGACGAGTTGTATATGCCTTCTTTTTATAAAGACAAGGCTTTGACTGACGAGGTTGTGCAGCCACCTCCTAAAAGAAAGGCTGCAGCTATACAACCATCTAAACGACCATCTAAAAAACCATCCATGAGACCATCTAACTCAGCACTTGAAGTGTCAAACTCTGTTCCAAACAATTGTCCAAAGCGTTGTCCGAAGCATTGTCCAAAGCGTTGTCCGAAGCGTTGCCGTTTGGCAAAAACATTGGCAAAACCCTTGGCAAAACCCTTGCTAAAACCCTTGCTAAAACCCTTGCTAAAACCCTTGCTAATGTCTGAACAAAAAAGTACCCTGGCTCAACAGCAGCATATGAACCCTGTAACTGTCTGTGCACCTactcattttcctcaggcacgTACTGTGAGAGGCTCCTTCCATCAAGGACACCCACGATTTGGAGTCAACAGTAACAAGCAATGTGTTGCTAATAGTTTGATTGCTATAGTGATGTGTAAGGTAAAGAATGTTTTAACCTGGTCAGTCACAGACATTGATCAAGTACTGCTGAATGGAGATGACCTCTACACtaccatcagagatgctgggAGAATTCGAGATGCTTCTGGGTATCTGTTCGTGAGAGATCTACCAACTGAGTACACATTGAATGGtgataaatttgaaataaactaccatgatgacatgtttgttggcttGTTTGGTGTGAGCGAATATGGAGATATGTGCAACATTCTCATGTCAGCTGATCAAGCG CAGCATCCAGATGGTAACTCCTCAGTCACCAGTCTCAACCAGTCTACCAGCATGTCAGACCATCCAGACGGTAACTCCTCAATGACCAGAGTCCAGCAGTTTGCCAGCATGTCAGAGAGCCAATATGGTGTGGTAAGGCCAAATGTGACAGATGATGCAGAACCTGAGGTTAATATGCACGTGGGCAATGAAG GGCGTGATACTGAGGGTTGTGCCACACGATGCTCTGAAATTGACAATACACCATCTGAAATGGCATCAAGTCGACGAAAACTGGAACGAGAAAAAAGACGGTATGACATAAGTGATGTATACAGGGAGGAACAACTTGCCAGAAAGATGAAGCGCTACCATGATGATGACAACTACCGAGACCACGTTAAACAATCAGGTATCAGTAAGTATGCCACAGATATGGAGTACCGCAAATGTGtacagcagtcaagt gtggacaaaatggtgttcatggtcctgTGA